ACATTCCAAAAAGATAGCACTGAAATGTTATTAAAATAGGAGATTGGATCATCCTCTCTCCCAAAGCCCCACAATATATTTACTCAGTGATGCTTACACCCAGGTATATTCAAGTGAGCATCTCAGAGGACAGCAGGACACCTCATGGGGCTCAaagaatttggggggttttccaAGATCAAGATatttcctgaggaaaaaaatactttgtaTTTACAGCCACTTGGTCTTTCAGACTGAAAAAAATTGTCACAAGAAGTGTTGGAGACAGTGGTAGAGTTTCTCTTGACGTGGGGTTTACTCTAccagagctgcccagcctgATCAGGGATTGCCCGTCCTCAGGTGGGGCCTGGGTCAGTCCCAGCAACTTCaccaaggcctggacaccagagctgctctgggaaaaaaaaacccaaaaaaactcaaacaaacaaaactcccattaaaaaaaaaagtaacactGCTTCAGGGAAACTCCTGCACCtcgcaaaaaaaccaaaagctgAAAAACATCTCTCTGCAAAAACACTTCATGGCTTGAGTGTCCCTGAGCCTGAGTGAGCAGCTTTTGCAAAATTCACCGTGTTTTGCCCATATTCACCAATATTCTCGTCCCCCTGTTTGCAGAGCAGGTGATTAAACATGGATGAGCAGAGTCTGAGCAGCACTGGTCAGTCCTTGTCTCTCACCTCCTCTCCAGACGCTGGTGTGGATTTTAGAGTTCATGCAAGTGCctagaaaggaaacaaaaaaagacaaaaagcacTAATCAATGATCCATCAAGGCCAGGAAACAAAGACATCAATGGCCACCCGGGGGAAGGAGAGAAGGGTAAACATCAGCCCTGCCAAGAAtaagagagggaaggggcctcAGAGAGGAGCTTTGTTACAGCACTATCATATTTCCAGAGGATTTTTGTTTCCAGTGGCTGCATGTATTAGGGCCCAGAGAGGATTAAACACTCCCCTTGTTGCCACACCATGACAGAGATCCTGTCCAAAAGCCTGGAGAAAGATTTGACTTTGGAAAAgacattgtttattttattttctgcttttcctttttgaatttTTCCCCTGGCATCTGGAATATTGACATCACTCGACCTCCAGTCCCCTGCATGTAACCCCCTAAGTGTAGAGCATGAATACTTTGGGTTTGTCCTCTGGGGCAATGCTGGAGTTGTCCACCTCTATCAGGATGTTCTTGTCATCTCTGGTGACCGGCGCTGGCTCTTCGTTCTGAAGGACTTGGGGTAAATTCCCAAAACTGACGTCCATGTCTTTGAAAGCATGGAgtaaaaacacccccaaaatgaTGGTGAGGAAGCCACAGACTGTCCCAATGATGTCAACCACAGTCATGGTGACCCACTCCTTAAAGAGGATGATGGAAGTGGTGATGACGATGGTGGTGAACAGCACGTAGTAGATGGGGAACACCAGAGAGGTGTTGAAAATGTCCAGAGACTTGTTGAGGTAGTTGATCTGCGTGGTGATGGATGCCACCAGAGTGATGACCAGGATCCAGGTCAGTGGGttctgcagcacaggctggccAGCAAAGAAGCCTTTGATGGCAATTCCCAAGCCCTTGACGGAGGACACGGAGAAGGCACCGATAACGGAGCAGATGGCGAGGTAGATGAGGATGTTGCTCTGGCCATAACGGGGGGCGAGGTAGAAGATCAGGAGGAAGCAGAGAGCCAGGAGGATTGCAGCATAAGCCAGAaaacctgcaggagggagagaagAACTCAAAACTCCAGCAGAGGGCATGGGGAGAGGTTTGCactgcccggccccgagagggAAAGCGCGGCTGGCTGCGTACCCGGCTCCTTCAGCTTGGAAGTCATTTCCTCCAGAGTGGTGACCTCCTCGTCCTCTGGGGCGTGTATGACCATCACAGTGCTGCCCACCAGGCTCAGCAGGCAGCCCAGCTTTCCCAGCAGGTTGAGCTGTTCTCCAAGCAAATATGAGGACAGGATGGCACTGCATGGGACAGAAAAACATCAGCCAGACAGAAAAACATCAGCCGGACAGAAAAACATCAGCCGGTGCTCTGCACTCCTTCAaagaaggagcagcagctccaggaaagTTAAGAATGCTTCCATATGATACAAGGACACAATTCTGGTGTAAATTAGTTGGATTCCAGTGGGTTAATGCACAATCACAGCTGAACCTGCAGAGGTGCAGGTGTGACCTGTGGATCACAGCTCTTGTGTCAGCAAGGTGCAAAAATGCTGAATGTTTTAGTACGTCCTCAGAAATATTTGTTCAGGGTTGGCAGAATTattcaggagctgctgagcattATGAAGCTTTTAGTGCTCAAGAAAATTACTTCAAGGGCCAGTGTAACAGAGAAAAAACCTGAACCTAATAATAAACAAGCTATGTTAATTTTAACTAAATCATGAGAACCATTAGAAAGAGAAACTCTAAAAGTACTGGAGCTACAGATATATTTGCAAAAATATCTAATTGTTGTCCAAAAGAAATCTGGGGCAAGACACCAGAGCAGTCCTAATTCTCAGTTTGCTTATGCATTTCACAATACAGTCTTTCTATAAAACCTTAAGTAGCTTAATGTATTTTGGTGGAACTTCctatttaaaaataaggaaattgAATAGGGTTTCAGCCCTTTTGGGAACAGCCAGAAATATAAAACCCTATAACATAAGAGGACCCTAAAAGATTATAAAATGAAAGGTAGGTGAAAGGCAGTTTGAAAACAAGGCTGGTATTTTTGACCCCTTTAAATGTTTAGTACTCTTGattgcaaaaacaaaacaaaatcaaaacaaacaaacagtaaAACCCCACCAATCCTGAGTGGTTAAAGAGCTGGAGTAAGGAATGAAGTAATGAAGATATTTGCAATAATTTAACCTGCAGTGTATGTTGTTGCTCTACACATCCAGCATTTCCAGAAGAGCAAGATGCTTAATTCAGTGGTTCCCAAGTGATCCCTCCAAAAGGACAACAACTGTTAAAGTGTTTTTTAGAAAACACTAAGACTTTTTTTACTTTGGGCAAAATAAATCATATTAGCATCCCTTCAAGTCTATTTTTACAAGTCAAACAggcaaacaaggaaaaaaaaggcaaatttcaATTTATAGACACAAAAATCACCTTATGAGCACGCTCAGAGCCCCCAGAGGTGTGACAATAGTTGCAGGAGCAAAGGCATAGGCAGCAAAGTTGGCAGCTTCCCCTCCACCCActaaacaaacaagaaaaataaataccagTGAGTTACAGAGCACTTT
The Zonotrichia albicollis isolate bZonAlb1 chromosome 15, bZonAlb1.hap1, whole genome shotgun sequence genome window above contains:
- the NIPAL4 gene encoding magnesium transporter NIPA4 isoform X2; this encodes MEPLETNSSCSNGSLITLSCLSHRAVCQVISSAVPADSIQDNGTSDSSWITRLENNYGFYIGLGLAVFSSFLIGSSVILKKKGLLRLVEKGGTRAGDGGHGYLKDWLWWAGLLTMGGGEAANFAAYAFAPATIVTPLGALSVLISAILSSYLLGEQLNLLGKLGCLLSLVGSTVMVIHAPEDEEVTTLEEMTSKLKEPGFLAYAAILLALCFLLIFYLAPRYGQSNILIYLAICSVIGAFSVSSVKGLGIAIKGFFAGQPVLQNPLTWILVITLVASITTQINYLNKSLDIFNTSLVFPIYYVLFTTIVITTSIILFKEWVTMTVVDIIGTVCGFLTIILGVFLLHAFKDMDVSFGNLPQVLQNEEPAPVTRDDKNILIEVDNSSIAPEDKPKALA
- the NIPAL4 gene encoding magnesium transporter NIPA4 isoform X1, which encodes MEPLETNSSCSNGSLITLSCLSHRAVCQVISSAVPADSIQDNGTSDSSWITRLENNYGFYIGLGLAVFSSFLIGSSVILKKKGLLRLVEKGGTRAGDGGHGYLKDWLWWAGLLTMGGGEAANFAAYAFAPATIVTPLGALSVLISAILSSYLLGEQLNLLGKLGCLLSLVGSTVMVIHAPEDEEVTTLEEMTSKLKEPGFLAYAAILLALCFLLIFYLAPRYGQSNILIYLAICSVIGAFSVSSVKGLGIAIKGFFAGQPVLQNPLTWILVITLVASITTQINYLNKSLDIFNTSLVFPIYYVLFTTIVITTSIILFKEWVTMTVVDIIGTVCGFLTIILGVFLLHAFKDMDVSFGNLPQVLQNEEPAPVTRDDKNILIEVDNSSIAPEDKPKVFMLYT